The following are from one region of the Nicotiana tabacum cultivar K326 chromosome 3, ASM71507v2, whole genome shotgun sequence genome:
- the LOC107778695 gene encoding uncharacterized protein LOC107778695, with the protein MEFFPVYVLHSGEWEENKFINFVSDCVIIESTFSYNNLVAAISEQIRINSKLNTIEINFLPNEGLQPILIYNDTSVKVYIELKKKSLNFTKYPMFVTVKEIYDNRLVATSSSCLVATSSSCLVVTSFNSIDVSTIDSTEIMPDIELIENTKLSENTGIIDNMLNEFVEKDQVYKDKETVMNVMKDLAVRERFQFKMKRSSATRYHLMCVDDSCAWNFKSSAVFKANIFKVRSYNNNHTCGYGERYLTQRQATSGVIASIVKDKYVNPKKVYTANDIIEDIQKQHGIEVSYMKAGRAKEIAMTMIRGSPSDSYKELPKYFYMLEQTNPGTVTKLHKSEDGCFLYAYVSLNASIKGWEHCRPIMVVDESFLKAAYKGTILTSCTHDGAGKILPLAYAIVDSENNKSWEWFFVQIKGTFGVREGMCIVSDRNESIFNATKTVYPEVPHCIYFHLWQNVKRTFKKHHKQLKDIFFALARAYTIEKFEYHMTEMCKIDPRVQPYLFEVGYERWSRAYSKVKRSMVMTSNIAESINAVNKDARELPVMRLPEYMTNLLQQWNNKNRKSAMETSTELGEKYDKLLRENLIASEQMTVSPATEHLYTVFEGVRRNIVCLEEGICSCGKFQMDELPCLHAWAVLKNQQLKPGQYCSFYYKKDKLLRTYEFPVNPMPDESLWVIPIEVMKDVVLPPKWKRNAVRPRKERLRSALEKESKKAFSCSVCRQGGHNRKTCRNRPK; encoded by the exons ATGGAGTTTTTTCCAGTTTACGTTCTTCATAGTGGTGAATGGGAAGAAAACAAGTTTATCAATTTCGTCAGCGATTGTGTAATAATAGAGTCGACATTCAGCTACAACAATTTAGTTGCAGCTATTTCAGAACAGATTAGGATCAATAGTAAGTTAAACACAATAGAGATTAACTTTCTCCCAAATGAAGGTTTGCAACCGATTCTGATATACAATGATACAAGTGTAAAAGTGTATAtcgaattaaagaagaaaagcttGAATTTCACTAAATATCCCATGTTTGTGACAGTGAAAGAGATTTATGATAATCGTTTGGTTGCTAcaagttccagttgtttggttgcTACAAGTTCAAGTTGTTTGGTTGTTACAAGTTTCAATTCTATAGATGTATCCACAATTGATAGCACTGAGATTATGCCTGATATCGAATTGATTGAAAACACGAAACTTAGTGAAAACACAGGTATAATAGATAATATGTTGAACGAATTTGTTGAGAAGGATCAAGTTTATAAAGATAAAGAGACAGTTATGAATGTGATGAAGGACTTGGCTGTACGCGAGAGGTTCCAATTCAAGATGAAGAGATCTAGTGCAACAAG GTATCACCTTATGTGTGTGGATGATAGTTGTGCTTGGAATTTCAAATCTTCTGCCGTTTTCAAGGCAAACATATTCAAAGTGAGAAGTTACAATAATAATCACACATGCGGCTATGGTGAAAGATACTTAACACAACGTCAAGCTACTTCAGGTGTAATTGCTAGTATAGTCAAGGATAAGTATGTTAATCCAAAAAAAGTTTACACCGCAAATGATATAATAGAGGACATACAAAAGCAACACGGGATTGAAGTGAGCTACATGAAAGCAGGGAGAGCTAAAGAGATAGCAATGACAATGATAAGAGGGAGTCCGAGTGATTCATATAAGGAATTGCCGAAGTATTTTTATATGTTGGAGCAAACAAATCCAGGAACGGTTACAAAGTTGCACAAATCAGAAGATGGATGCTTTCTTTATGCATATGTTTCGCTAAATGCATCTATCAAGGGCTGGGAGCATTGCAGACCGATAATGGTTGTTGACGAAAGTTTCCTTAAAGCAGCATATAAGGGTACCATCTTGACTTCTTGCACACATGATGGAGCTG GAAAAATCCTTCCACTTGCATATGCAATTGTAGATTCAGAGAATAACAAATCTTGGGAATGGTTCTTTGTCCAGATAAAGGGTACTTTTGGAGTTAGGGAAGGGATGTGTATAGTTTCAGATAGAAATGAAAGCATCTTCAATGCCACAAAAACTGTGTACCCAGAAGTACCACATTGTATTTACTTTCACTTGTGGCAGAATGTAAAGCGCACATTCAAGAAACATCACAAACAATTGAAGGATATCTTCTTTGCTTTGGCTAGAGCTTACACGATAGAGAAGTTTGAGTACCATATGACAGAGATGTGCAAAATTGATCCGAGGGTGCAACCTTACTTGTTCGAAGTTGGCTACGAAAGGTGGTCTAGGGCATATTCCAAAGTGAAAAGGTCGATGGTAATGACTTCCAATATTGCAGAGTCAATTAATGCAGTTAACAAGGATGCTAGAGAGTTACCAGTAATGCGATTGCCGGAGTACATGACAAATTTGCTACAACAGTGGAACAACAAAAACAGAAAAAGTGCAATGGAGACATCTACAGAGCTTGGTGAAAAGTATGACAAACTCCTTCGGGAAAATCTAATTGCATCGGAGCAAATGACG GTGAGCCCTGCTACAGAGCATTTATATACTGTGTTTGAAGGGGTAAGACGAAACATAGTGTGCCTTGAAGAGGGAATATGCAGTTGCGGAAAATTTCAAATGGATGAACTTCCATGTCTGCATGCTTGGGCGGTTTTGAAGAACCAGCAGTTGAAACCTGGACAGTATTGCTCTTTTTACTACAAGAAGGATAAACTCCTTAGAACTTATGAATTTCCAGTGAATCCGATGCCAGATGAGAGTTTATGGGTAATCCCAATAGAGGTGATGAAAGATGTGGTCCTACCACCTAAATGGAAAAGGAATGCAGTAAGGCCAAGAAAGGAAAGACTCAGATCTGCTTTAGAAAAAGAGTCTAAGAAAGCGTTTTCATGTTCTGTGTGTAGACAAGGTGGTCACAATAGAAAAACATGTAGAAATCGACCAAAATAA